The Salvelinus sp. IW2-2015 unplaced genomic scaffold, ASM291031v2 Un_scaffold1553, whole genome shotgun sequence genome includes a region encoding these proteins:
- the LOC112071240 gene encoding forkhead box protein K1-like, which translates to MLXLCLSHSDGASERPCPITLHVAGTCVSRVCLYSPPTPPPKNKMADFRDDTGARALLALQSAPCSPVRVGVTSPAYPPNFTFSGSSVLSRGCAMPPRLASPPRALARLEGRDFDFVMRQRTVTVGRNSSHGSVDINMGHSSFISRRHLQITFEEPCGFSLRCLGKNGVFVDGVFQRRGAPPLQLPRECVFRFPSTVIKIQFTSLLSGEELREEEQRSPPPRLTLLPHISPLKISIPTMHHDDLRHLVSPLPSPTGTLR; encoded by the exons ATGTTGTTKCTGTGTCTCTCCCACAGCGACGGAGCTAGTGAGCGGCCTTGTCCAATAACCCTTCACGTTGCTGGGACCTGTGTGTCGAGAGTGTGTTTGTattcaccccccaccccaccccccaaaaataagaTGGCAGACTTTCGGGACGACACCGGAGCTCGAGCCCTACTGGCCTTGCAATCTGCCCCGTGTAGCCCTGTTCGAGTCGGGGTGACCTCACCCGCATACCCTCCCAATTTCACCTTCTCGGGCTCTTCGGTCCTGAGCCGGGGCTGCGCAATGCCTCCTCGCCTCGCGTCCCCTCCTCGGGCCCTGGCCAGGCTCGAAGGCCGGGACTTTGATTTCGTCATGCGGCAGCGGACAGTGACTGTAGGCCGTAACTCGTCGCACGGCTCCGTGGACATAAACATGGGTCACTCCAGCTTCATCTCTCGGCGGCACCTCCAGATCACCTTCGAGGAGCCGTGCGGGTTTTCGCTGCGCTGCCTCGGCAAGAACGGGGTATTCGTGGACGGCGTGTTCCAAAGGAGAGGCGCGCCACCCCTGCAACTGCCCCGAGA atGCGTGTTCAGGTTCCCCAGTACAGTGATAAAAATCCAGTTCACCTCTCTGCTGTCCGGGGAGGAgttgagagaggaggagcagcggTCTCCCCCGCCCCGCCTCACCCTCCTCCCCCACATCTCCCCCCTCAAGATCAgcattcccacaatgcaccatgaTGACCTGCGACACCTGGTCAGCCCGCTGCCCTCTCCGACAGGGACCCTCAGGTGA